In Zalophus californianus isolate mZalCal1 chromosome 4, mZalCal1.pri.v2, whole genome shotgun sequence, the following proteins share a genomic window:
- the LOC113912438 gene encoding elongation factor 1-alpha-like, translating into MGKEKTHINIVVIGHVDSGKSTTTGHLIYKCGGIDKRTIDRFEKEASEVGKGSFKYAWVLDKLKAERERGITIDISLWKFETKKYYITIIDAPGHRDFIKNMITGTSQADCAVLIVASGVGEFESGISKNGQTREHVLLAYTLGVKQLIVAVNKMDITEPPYSSARFEEISKEVKAYIKKIGYNPEAVAFVPISGWHGDNMIEPSTKMSWFKGWKITRKEGNMVGMTLLEALDSIMPPARPTDKPLRLPLQDVYKIGGIGTVPVGRVETGFLKPSMVVTFAPCNITAEVKSVEMHHEALAEALPGDNVGFNVKNVSVKDIRRGYVAGDSKNDPPLEVASFVSQVIILNHPGSIATGYSPVLDCHTAHIACKFADLREKIDRRSGKKLEDNPKALKSGDSAIIQMIPRKPLCVESFSEYPPLGRFAVRDMRQTVAVGVIKAVEKKTTGGKVTKSAMKAARK; encoded by the exons ATGGGCAAAGAGAAGACCCACATCAACATTGTGGTCATCGGCCATGTGGATTCGGGCAAGTCCACCACGACAGGGCATCTCATCTACAAATGTGGCGGCATTGACAAGAGGACCATCGACAGGTTTGAGAAGGAGGCCTCAGAG GTGGGCAAaggctccttcaagtatgcctgggtgcTGGACAAGCTGAAGGCAGAACGGGAACGGGGCATCACCATTGACATCTCCCTGTGGAAGTTTGAGACGAAAAAATATTATATcaccatcattgatgccccaggtCACCGTGACTTCATCAAGAACATGATCACAGGGACCTCACAG GCAGACTGCGCTGTGCTGATTGTGGCCAGTGGTGTAGGTGAGTTTGAGTCTGgcatctccaagaatgggcagacccgtgagcatgTACTGCTGGCCTATACACTGGGTGTGAAGCAGCTCATTGTGGCGGTCAATAAGATGGACATCACGGAGCCTCCTTACAGTAGCGCACGCTTTGAGGAGATCAGCAAGGAGGTGAAGGCCTATATCAAGAAGATCGGTTACAACCCTGAGGCTGTCGCCTTTGTGCCCATCTCAGGCTGGCATGGGGACAACATGATAGAACCCAGCACCAAG ATGTCCTGGTTTAAAGGCTGGAAGAtcaccaggaaggaaggaaacatggTGGGCATGACACTGCTAGAAGCACTGGACTCCATCATGCCCCCTGCCCGCCCTACGGACAAGCCCCTGCGGCTGCCTCTGCAGGATGTATACAAGATTGGGG GCATCGGCACCGTGCCTGTGGGCCGGGTGGAAACAGGCTTCCTCAAGCCAAGCATGGTGGTGACCTTTGCCCCCTGCAACATCACCGCAGAGGTCAAGTCTGTAGAGATGCACCACGAAGCCCTGGCTGAGGCCCTGCCTGgagacaatgtgggcttcaatgtgAAGAATGTGTCGGTGAAGGACATCAGGAGGGGCTACGTGGCGGGAGACAGCAAGAATGACCCGCCCTTAGAAGTGGCAAGCTTCGTCTCCCAG GTAATCATTCTCAACCACCCTGGCAGCATTGCCACTGGCTACTCACCAGTCCTGGACTGCCACACGGCCCACATTGCCTGCAAGTTTGCAGACCTCAGGGAGAAGATTGACCGGCGCTCAGGCAAGAAGCTGGAAGACAATCCCAAAGCCCTGAAGTCTGGGGACTCAGCCATCATTCAGATGATTCCACGAAAGCCCCTGTGTGTGGAAAGCTTCTCAGAGTACCCGCCCCTCG